The Desulfovibrio sp. genomic interval CAACAGCTTTGCTCTCAGCGTCTGTCCTGAGGAAAGGGTTGCCCCAAAGGTCGATGATCCTGCCCCTGGCACCACCGTCTGTACTCAGGTCCAGGCTTGGCGTCTCTCCAGTTGAGAAGAGGATGGTCCTGAACGGTTGCACCCGTTCAGAGCCACGGAGGGTCGCTCGGCCCTTATCCATGCCGGATGCGATCATGTAGATGGTGTCAGTGACGAGGTCACTGCCGTACTTGTTCTTTTTGTTCTGCAATCTAGCTAGTTTGGTTTCGTCCAGGAACAACGGCAGTCCATTAAGTAGAGCCGCCATCCTACCGATCCTGTTGTCAGTCCCGTTCCATGTGTTGATGAATGAACCCGCATGGAACGAAGGATTCCCCCATGCCGATGCCGCCAGCATCAGCGCGGTGGTTTTCCCTGAGGAGCTTGGAGCGCAGAGTTCGAGGGTGAAATTGTCCACCCCCAGGATCGGAAGCAATGGCGCGGCCAAGGACGTGTACAGCGCAAAGGCGACGTCAGCGTACTCCAGGGCTTCATTGACGATGGAGGCCCAGGCGGCGAAGCTTCCCTTCTGAGCAAAGCCATTGGCAAATTGCTCATCTCCCTGGTCAGCACCCTTGAAACGAACCACCGGGGCCTGGCCGGGAAGTTTACTGGCGGAAGTCCCACTCAAGTACGAGTGCCCCCAGAGGAACCCCGCCATGTCCTCGGTCCAACCCAGGCGGCCGTCCACAAACGTCTTCGGGATGTTGCCACTGTTAACCCGATCATATTCTTGAAGATACTCGATGATTCCATTTGCGTTAATGCTCGTGACGGGGAAGTTGTAATTTGCCAATCCGACAATGCTGGTCTTGCTTGCGATGACTCCGCGTTCAATTTGATGCTGATGCCACCTCCCGTCGCGCATCCAGGCCAATGTGACATAATGCAACCCCGTAGACCTGTTCTCCGAACATTCGCTAATCACGATTGGGCATGGTGAAAGCCGTATCCCGCCTGCATCAGTCGATTTCACAAGGCTCAGGTCCTTCGCAAACAGATACCGATGCGGCAATTCAGACGCATTTGATACTGGCGCATTGGGGATACGCTGTTGAATGTTAATCGTCTTAAGATCTGTATCTTGAGCGACTGCGCTCTTACTGCTTGTATTGACGGTTTGATTAGTATTCATTTCGGATTTCCTTTGAAGAAGGGCCACCAATTTTTCACTTGATGGCCCTCTTTTAACGCTCACCGCTTCAGCCAGATCACTGCTGCGTCATTGACACTGTATCCGTCACCATCAGAGTAAACCAAAATCTTGAGCTGATCCAAGCAACCCCTGGAGATGGCGGCATTGGTTGCGGTATTGATCAAGTCTTCAACGTACAATTGATGAAAGTGAGATGACCGGATCATATCGAATTCGTGAGCATGCAATCCATACCCTTTCTGTTGAAGCGCCTTGGCGCAGTTGACGATCCCAGGCCCTCGCGCATTCAAAGGTTCAGTCCAAATCGTTTCAGGTTTTGCAGCCAAAACAGAATCGAGCATGCATTCGTAGTCTGATTGCGACGTGCCAATACCAGGCAGAACTGGACATATCATTCCGTAGGTTCGAATGCCCATGTCCCGAGCCAGATGCAGTGCTTGCAAGCGTTCGGTGATGCTGGAGGCATTCGGCTCGATGATCTTCGCGAGGTGCTCATTGTGAACCGGAGCAGTAATGCTCAAACCAACCATCACCCTATTGCGATATTTCGATATCAGGTCAAAATCATACG includes:
- a CDS encoding DNA photolyase, translated to MSNVLTCQRNIGITLSNEFAKKQLATHAVNCGLICGHACKYCSTPSLIRTHRFFKENKITSFAALESGTAIVDLWTHLRVQRQSMKLDSNDVVMMSTLTDCWAPEARAHDLGRHLLSTILSKSACSVRILTKSASIAYDFDLISKYRNRVMVGLSITAPVHNEHLAKIIEPNASSITERLQALHLARDMGIRTYGMICPVLPGIGTSQSDYECMLDSVLAAKPETIWTEPLNARGPGIVNCAKALQQKGYGLHAHEFDMIRSSHFHQLYVEDLINTATNAAISRGCLDQLKILVYSDGDGYSVNDAAVIWLKR
- a CDS encoding DUF927 domain-containing protein, which gives rise to MSVKRGPSSEKLVALLQRKSEMNTNQTVNTSSKSAVAQDTDLKTINIQQRIPNAPVSNASELPHRYLFAKDLSLVKSTDAGGIRLSPCPIVISECSENRSTGLHYVTLAWMRDGRWHQHQIERGVIASKTSIVGLANYNFPVTSINANGIIEYLQEYDRVNSGNIPKTFVDGRLGWTEDMAGFLWGHSYLSGTSASKLPGQAPVVRFKGADQGDEQFANGFAQKGSFAAWASIVNEALEYADVAFALYTSLAAPLLPILGVDNFTLELCAPSSSGKTTALMLAASAWGNPSFHAGSFINTWNGTDNRIGRMAALLNGLPLFLDETKLARLQNKKNKYGSDLVTDTIYMIASGMDKGRATLRGSERVQPFRTILFSTGETPSLDLSTDGGARGRIIDLWGNPFLRTDAESKAVVTRTKTGVTDHFGHAGPRMVQFILDHRDQWPLWKEAYAEANELLTKSPGLTPVEMRLGEYFAAVATAIAVIHAALPELKRSTPVRNLLDSVWSRAMNEAKSADIASQAFGCVEEWISSNQNRVYLPAEARQNIPWSGDMHGAYCDVTDDGEWTFAGLTKTILDDILRKNGFKALEVVRLWKDKGWLITDDWSKGYQRKVVIPKTAGESKNVIVPMYCFSAKSFWDGRGRTSPK